Below is a window of Streptomyces sp. NBC_01429 DNA.
CGCATCGCGGCGAAGTCAGTGCGGGAAGGCTGTCACGGAACCGTACGGTCGCCGTCGCGCCGCGTACGGCTCAGAGCGAGTCGGCAAGGCTCGCCGCCCCTGCAAGGGCGAAGATGAGCTGTACTGAGTTTCGTGGAGTCCGATGATCTTGTTTCAGGCGGACTGCGGGGCTTGTCCCAGGCTCTGCCAGAAGTCCCGTTCGTACTCGGCGGGCGGTACGTAATCGAGAGCGGAGTGGAGACGCTCTTCGTTGTACCACGTGACCCATTGGAAGATCGCTCGCTCGACCTGGCCGACGTCCCGCCAGGGACCCTGCATTTCGATCAACTAAGCTTTGAAGGTGCCGTTCAGCGCCTCGGCCATGGCGTTGTCGTACGAGTCCGCGACGGAACCGACCGACGCGGAGGCGCCGGTGTCCGACAGCCGGTCCGTGTAGCGAATTGATACGTATTACGACCCCCTGTCGGAGTGGTGGACCAGGCCGGAGTCCTTCTTGATCCGCCGACGCCGCAGCGCCATCTCCAGTGCTTCCAGAGGGAGTTCGGTCCGCATATGGCTCGCGATCCGCCAGCCGACGATCATGCGGGAGAACACGTCCAGGACGAAGACGACGTAAGCCCAGCCGGACCAGGTTCTGACATAGGTCATGTCGGCGACCCAGAGCCGGTCGGGGCCGTCGGCGGTGAAGTCCCGGTCGACCAGGTCCGGCGGCCTCGGCGCCGACGGCTCGCTGACGGTGGTTCGCCGGCGCCGGCCGCGGACGACGCCCTCGATGCCGAGCTCGGCCATCAGCCGCTCGATCGTGCAGCGGGCCACCTCGATGCCACCGCGCCGCAGCGCGCGGGTGATCCTTCGGGCTCCGTAACTCCCGCCGGACTCGGCGTGGGTCTGCTCGATCATGGGCATGAGCTGTTCCTCCCGCGGTCGGCGGGCGGACTTCGGGCGCTTCTCGCGGGCGAAGTACGTCGACGGCGACAGGTCCAGCTCCCGGCAGACGGCATCGCCCCCGAAGCCCTTCTCGCGCAGGTGGTCCATCACCTGCACGGCCTCGTCCGGGAACGGTCGATCCCCTGGGCACAAAACACCGAAGCGGCCTTCAGGATCCCATTGGCCCACCTCAACGCAGCGTTCTCCTCGCGGAGTTGCTTGAGTTCGTCGAGCCCGGCCGTACTCAGCCGGCCGTCGCGTTCACCGGCATCCGCCTCGGCCTGGCGGACCCAGCCGCGCAAGGCTTCCTCGCGGATGCCGAGGCCCTTCGCAACGTGCGCGACGGGACGGCCCGTGGCGCGGACCTCGCGGACCGCCCGCACACGCAGCTCATCGGGGTATTTCCGTGGTGCCGGCACTGATGTCGTTCCCCTTCACCAGGATCGGAACCCTGGCATCAGGGACTCCACGAATCTCAGTGCAGCTCACGCAGGGGACGCCGAGTCCGAGAAGATGGGTTGCCTTGTCGGCAAGGTGATCGTCATCGCCAAGCGGGAGCGCCCGAGGGCAAGATCCTGGTCCAGGGCGAGCAGTGGGAGTCCGGCCCCGATCCGTGGCCTGAGCCAGTCTGGTACGACGACAATCCGTACGACGCGGAAGTGGCCGGGGCGTCAATGACGCGGTGACGGCCGAACTGCGCTGGCCTGCCGCGCTTCCCGTACGCCGATAACCAACACTCAAGCGCGGGCGGTCACGGCGCTCTGCGGGCCCCGGACGGGCGCGGTCGTGCGGATGTGCGGCGGCCCCGCAGCCGTCCGGCTGCGGGGCCGTACTCCGGTGCACGTCAGAGGCGCGTCAGAAGGTCAGTTTCCAGCTGTCCAGGTAGCCGACGAAGTGGCTGATCTCGTCACGGACGCGGAGCTTCCATGTTCCGTGGGCCGGCTGCGCGGAGGCGTCGACCGTGTACGTGGTGTCCACGTCGGCAACGTAGTCGAACGCGTTGGAGCCCTTCAGACGGTAGGTGGAGCCGTCGGGACCCACCAGGTCGATGATCAGGTCACCCCGGAAGGGGTGCACGATCTTCACGTAGACCTGAAGTGTGCTCGGCGCGTTGCCGCTGCGGCCGACGACGGTGGCGGGGGACTCGATGTACGTCCTGCTGCCGTCGGGGATGCTGTAGTCCGTGGGGTTCTCCCAGACGTCCGCCCCGTAGGCGGTGACGTTCCAGTCGATGGACGTGGAGGCCGAACCGCCGCCGGAGTCCGTCACGGTGACCGTGGAGGTGGAGTACCCGGCGTCGCGCGGGACGCCGGAGATGAGCCCGGTGGACCGTTTGATGCGCAGGCCCTCGGGCAGATCGGCGGCCGCGTAGGTCAGCCTGGCGCCGGTGCGGGTGGTCACGGCCTCGATCTGCACGGCGGTGCGGGTCCTGGTGACGGCCGGCTGGTAACCGGCGCGGGTGAGCAGGATGCCGTTCACCACGCGGTCGCCGACGTTGACCGCGGCCCAGGCGTTGGCCACTGACTCGAAGACCCCGGTATCGACGCCGAACTGGTCCTTGGCGGCCTTGAGAGTGGCGACGCGGGCACCCGCGTAGTCGGTGGAGGAAGTCATGTAGGTGGTAAGCGCGCGGTACCAGATCTGCGCGGCGTTGTCGATGCCTATGCCGGAGACCGGCAGGCCGTCATAGGTGGCGCTGTCGTACGAGACACCGTTGACGGTCTTGGTGCCGCTGCCTTCGGCCAGCAGGTAGAAGAAGTGGTTCGCCGGGCCCGAGGAGTAGTGGACGTCCGCGTTGGCGAGGGTGACGGACCAGTAGTCCCTTGAGGCGCCGTCCTTGGAGGGCTGGTCCATGTAGCGCAGCGGCGTGCCGTTGCCGCGGAAGTCGATCTTCTCGCCGATGAGCTAGTCGGGCACATCCGCGGGGTTGTCGGCGTGGAACTCCGTCGCTGTGCCCATGATGTCGCTGGTGGCCTCGTTCAGGCCGCCGGACTCGCCGCTGTACACGAGGCCAGCCGTGACGGAGGTGACTCCGTGGGTCATCTCGTGACCGGCGACGTCCAGCGAGGTCAACGGCTTTGCGTTGTTGGCCCCGTCGCCGTAGGTCATGCAGAAACAGCCGTCGTCCCAGAAGGCGTTGGCGTAATTGGTGCCGTAGTGGACGTTGGTGTGGGCGGCGACGCCGTCGTTGCGTATGCCGTTGCGGCCGAAGGCGTCCTGGTAGAAGTCCCAGGTCTCCTGGGCTCCGAAGGCGGCGTCCACAGCGGCTGTCTGGCCGTCGGTGTTGGTGCCGTCGCCCCAGACGTCGTCGTCGTCGGTGTAGAGAGCGCCGTCGTCGGTGACGCCGTGGGCGAGGTCGTACGTCTTGTGGCCCCCGCGCGTGTTGTCGGTCAGCTCGTACGTGTCGCCCGACTGCGTGGTGCCGATCGGGACGGTGCCGTTGTACCGGCCGTGGCCGGTGCCGGTCGCAATGGTCTCGAACTGCGACAGGGCCTCACCCGTCCGGGCGTCGGTGACGACGTGCAGTGCGCTGGGGGTGCCGTCGTCCTGTAGGCCGGTGGCCACGGCTTCCCAGGCGAGGGCGGGTCTCCCGGTCGCGGCCCAGACGACCAGCCTCGGGGCTTCCTCGACCTTCGCCTTCTGCACGCCCTCGGAGGCGGCGGTCTCGACCGCCGCCTCCCGCGCCGTGTCGGCCAGGATCCCGGCCTTCGTCGTCGGGACCGTCAACGGGGCATCGGTGGCCTTGGTGACGGTCTCCTCGTCGGAGCCCTCATGGACCACCAGGTCGCCGCCGAGGACGGGAAGACCGGCCAGGGTCCGCTCGTAACGCGTGTGTACGGTCCCGTCGGCGTCCTTGACGACATCCTTCACGAGCAGCTTCTCGGTGCTGCCGAGGTCCAGGGCGCTCGCGGTGGCGGTCGCGGACACCGAAGCCCGCTGGAGCAGCGCCGCACGCCTGGCCGGAGTCAGCTCCACCTGGGCGGCGCCGGGCCGGGGCGTGGCGACGATCTTCTTCGGGGGTGCCGTCAATGGCTGCGCAGCGGCAGGACTCGTCTGCACGCCGGCGGCGAGCAGAGCAGCCACGGTGACCAGCGCTCCGGCGGCGGGCAGGCGCCGTCCGGTCACCGTCGGCCTCAGCGATTCAGCTCCGTTTCCTCGGGTGGTCCTGGTGCCTTGGGTGCCGTGTTGACCTTCGGTGTTTCGGCTAAACGTCGGGGGGCGCAATGAAGATCCTTCCGATGCGGCCGTGGCGGTGCTGCCTGATGAACCCGGACAGCACGGTTGTGGCGCCGGGACGCGCACGCGGGAACGGGCCTCGGCCCGCAAGGGAGCCCAAGGCCCGGACCTGTCCCGCTCGATTGAAGATCTTCCCATAAACAGAGTATTCTTGTCAGGTACATTGCAAAAATGTTCGATGCGCAACCACGCGACTCGGACAACAAGCCCAACATCACATCAACGAGGGTTACGAGTTGGTGCGTGATAGCGGGTAAGGCGTCGTGCCTGGTCGGTGGCATGGTCCGACTGTGGCGATCGTGGTCAATCGGGCGGTGCTGACGCAACGGCTGTTCACAGGAATCTCTCGGCGTCATCTCGCGCGCCTGGTCGAGGAGATGGCGGTGCCGTGGCAGGCTGGCATCGAGGGCCGCCGTCATGTAGATCAAGGAGATCCACGCCGACCCCGGTGGGATCCACGGCTCGCCGCGCGTGCACGCCGTACTCAAGCGCGAGAGCGTCCACGTGGAGCGACTGATGCGTGAGGCCAACATCGCGGAGATCAGCCCGCGCCGGAGCGGCTTCACGCGCCGCGACCCCAAGGTCTCGAACGCTCTGCCGAAGTCCGCACGGCCGGGCGCGACGAAGGCCATGCAAGAGATCTACAAGGCAGAGGATCGCGCGCACGCCGAGAAGGCGATCGAGGCGATCACAAAGACCTACAGCGCCAAGTGGCCCAAGGCCGTCGCGAAGATCACCGACGACGCGGACGAATTGGCCGGCGTTCTACGACTTTCCGGCGGAGCACTGGGTCCACCTGCGCACGACGCATCCCATCGAGTCGACGTTCTCGTGAGGTTCCCCCGAGATGCGGAGGAAGCTGACAGTAGGTCAGGTGGGACTCATGAGAGGACCTGTGTCCGTGGCTGCACCTCGGAAACTCTCGCTCGAGTTGCGTGAGTGAGCGGTACGGATGTACCGCACCACCGAGCCGAAGCCGCGGACCAAGAAGCTGGCCGTCGACCTCGGCGTGCACCCAGAGGCCCTGCGCGGCTGGATCCGCCGGGCCGAGGCGGACGCCGGCGAGCGCGACGACTGTCTCAGCACCGGCGAACGTGCCGGGCTCACGGCCCTGCGCAAGGAGAACTCCCAGCTCAAGCGGGCGAATGACGTCCTGCGGACGGCCTCGGCTTTTTTCGCGGCGCAACTCGCCCCGACCCGGCCCAGGTTGACAGCGCTCGTTGACGAGCATCCCCGCCTGGGAGCCGAGTGCGTCCTGTGGGAACTGCGCATCCCCTCCTCCACCTGCTACCGATGGCGCCGTGCGGAGAAGGAACCGTGCGAACGGCGACGCCGCGACGTCGAACTGGCCGAGCGGATCAAGGAGATCCACGCGGAATCCGGCGGCAATTACGGCTCGCCGCGCGTGCACGCCGTCCTCAGACGCGAGGGCACACACGTGGGCCGCAAGCGGGTCGAGCGCCTGATGCGCGAGGCCGGCATCGCGGGGACCAGCCCGCGACGGAAGGGCTTCACGCGCCGCGATCCCAAGACCGGCCTCGCCCCGGACCTGGTCAACCGGGACTTCACCGCACCGGCGCCGAACCGGTTGTGGGTCACCGGCCTCACGATGGTCTCCACCGGCGAGGGACCGTTGTGGCTCTCCGCGATCCGGGACGCGTTCTCCCGCCGGGTGGTCGCGTGGGAGACCTCCGCCCGCGCGGACGCCGACCTGGTCCTGGCCACGCTGGAGTACGCGCTCGCGTCCCGCGAGGTCGAGCCGGGCAAGCTCATTCACCACACCGACCACGGCTGCCAGTACACGTCCACCAAGCTCACAACCCGGCTCATGCAGGCGGGAGTCGAGGCATCCATGGGCTCCGTCGGCGACTCCTGCGACAACGCCCTCGCGGAGAACCTCTCGATGCTCATCCAAACCGAATGCATCCGTGGCCGCACCTACACGACAAGGGCCGAGACGAATCTCGCGCTCTTCGAGTACATCGACGGCTTCTATAACTCCCGCCGCACCCAGGAACGGCTCGGTTTCCTCAGCCCGATCGAGTTCGAAGAGAAGTACTACGCCAAGCAGGCCACGGCCGAACCAACGAACCTGAACACCCGTCAACCCCTGCTGACCAGCTAACGGCTCAGGACACTAGGTCCGCGCCACATCCAGCCAGCGCCACACCGTGCGCACATTCACCCCGCCGACCTGGGCACCCGCACGCACATGCGCCGTAGTCAACGCCCCGGCCGCCTCAAGCTCCAGCAGCCGCGCGACCAGCACCAGTCTGGACACCCTCAGCCCCGCCGTGACCTCACCCCACACACCCGGCTCGCCCACCCCACACCCTTCCGCCGCGGACACCAACACCCACCACGGTGCAGCCGCGCAGACCTCGGAAGGATCAGAAGTACTGTTCCCGAGACAGCCGAGCGGAGCGGGGTGCACCGCCCCATGACAGCCACGCCCGCCCCAGGTACCGTCCCGTGTCAGTGACCGCGCTCTGCCTCAACACCCGACCAGCGAAACAACCTCAACCTGACATGCCGTCACTGACACCCACCCACCGACACCAACCCGGCACATCGCACGCAGCAGGACGCCGGTCTCGGGGGCTTCGACGACCCGGTTCACTGCGGCGCGGCCTGACGGTGCGCGGCGAGCGCGCGGTGGTGGCCGTCCGAGGCAGTCTCCCGGGGGCGCACCGGCCCGGCGGGCACGGTCGAGGGCGCCGGACCGGCAGCCGCCGGCTCGGGCACCGGCACCGCGCCCGGCGCCCGGATACTCGGGGAACGGACAACCGTGCGGCCGGCTGACTTGTGAGCGGCCACGACGACCCGGGGCTGCTCCAGCCGGGCCTTCGACACCCAGGCCGACGACTCGCCTGCGGACACACGACCAACCGGCCGGAGCCCGCGTCGTACGACACGGCGCTGACGCGCCCGGCGAACTCCAAATTCCTGACCTGGCTCGACGAGCACGAACAGCGACTCGGTCCGGCGGCGCCCTGAGTCGCATCAGTCGCGGGCGGGGCCGCGGCCGGCCCGCAGGATCTCGTCGGAGAGCTCGGGCTCGACGTGGCGTACGGCGCGGGCGAGCATCAGCGCCCCGACCATTTCACTGAGCAGACGGATGGCCCTGCGGCGGGCCTCGCCCGAATCGAGCTCGTGGCCCTTCTCCTCGGCTTCGCGCAGGAACTCGGCGGCGAAGCCGGTGAGATAACCCTCGACGCCTTCGGCGTACACGCTCTGCACGTCTTCGCTGTGCCGTCCGGCGTCGGTGACCAGGGAGGCGGAGGGGCAACCGCCGTCCGGGTCGTCACGGTGCGCGGTGGACAGGTACCCGGCCGTGACCCGCTCCAGCGGAGAGCCGCCCTGGTCCGGACCGTCCTCGATCGTCCGGGCCAGGCTCCCGAGCGAGGCGGCGAAGGAGGCGCCGCACACCTCCACGGCCAGGTCGTTCTTGGAGGCGAAGTGGTTGTAGAAGCCGCCGTGCGTGAGTCCCGCTTCGTTCATCAGCTCGGCGATGCCGACCGCGTCGATGCCCTGCGAGCGAAACATGCGGCCCGCCGCTTCGAGGATGTTCTGCCGGTTGCGGGCCTTGTCCTCCTTGGTGATCCGCGGCATTGCCGTCCTCTCCCGTCACTCTCGACTTGACCTTTTTAATGATGCCTCTCATTATAACAGGAGTTCCAATGATGCCCATCATCAATAGTTCGTGGAAGGGGAGCGTCATGCGTGCCATCACCTACGACCAGCACGGAGAAGCCGGGCAGGTACTACGCCTGAGCGAGCAGCCGGTACCTGCCGCGCCCTCGGCCGGGCAGGTGCGGGTGCGGGTCCTGTCCCGGCCGATCCACCCCGGCGACCTGGCGGGAGTGGAGGGCCTTTTGGGCGGGCCGCGGCAGCGGTTCGCCACGCCACGGATTCCCGGCGTGGAGGGAATGGGCGTCATCGAGACCGTCGGCGAGGCCGTGCGGGATCTGCGGCCCGGTCAACGGGTGGCTTTCTTCCCGGCGCCGGCCGCGTGGAGCGAACTCGTCACGGCGCCGACCGATCTGGTGGTGCCGGTGCCCGAGGGCCTCAGCGACGAGACCGCGGCCTTGATGCTGGTCAACCCGCTCACCCTGCTCACCTTGCTGCGGGCGGTCGAGGACGCCCAGCACGGCCAGGCAGGTCCGGTGGTGCAGACGGCCGCCGGTTCGTCGGTAGGAAAACTGGTCAGCGCCGCAGCACTCAAGCACGGGATCCCGCTGGTCAACCTGGTACGCAATACTCCGGGGGCGCAGACCTTGCGGCAGCGCTTCCCCGCACTGCCGGCCATCTCGACGGCCGACGCCGACTGGCGCACTCAGGTCCAGGACGCGACCGGCGGCCGGGGTGCCCAGGTCGTACTGGACGCGGTGGGCGGATCCCTGACCGGTGAGCTGGCCGGGCTGCTCGCCGACGGCGGCACGCTGATCACCTACGGACAGCTCGGTTCCGGCAGCACACCGCTGGAGTCGCTCGCGCTGACCCCGCGGGCCCTGACCGTGCGGGGCGTGTCCATCGGCCAGTGGATGACCCGCACGCCCGAGGAACGGGCCGAGGACGTCGCCTTCGCCGCCCGTCTGGCCGCGACCTCCCCGGAACTCCTCGAGGTCGCAGCCAGCTACGACCTCGCCGACTTCGCGAAGGCCATCGACCATGGCCGCCGCCCCGGCAAGAGCGGAACCGTCCTGCTCACCAGCCCCGCATCCTGAACCCCACGAAGGGCACTGCTATGAAGATCGGAACCCTCGGCGCCGGAACCGTCGCCCGGGCCATCGCCCGCCACGCCGTGGCCCACGGGTGTCAAGTCGTACTGAGCAACAGCCGCGGCCCCGCCTCCCTGGCCGGGATCGCCGACGAACTCGGACCGCTCGCCAAGGCCGGCACCCCGGAGGAAGCCGCAGCGGCGGAACTCGTGGTGCTCGCGGTCGGCTGGCCCCAGATCCCGGACGCGGTAGCCGGCCTGCCACCCTTCGACGGGCGCATCGTCATCGACGCCACCAACCAGTTCCTCTCCCCGTCCCCGCATGCGAAGATCGCCGACCTCGGCGAGCTGACCGGCAGCGAACACGTCGCCTCACTGCTGCCCGGAGCCCGCGTCGTCAAGGCGTTCAACACCCTCCACGGCCAGTACATCGCCGCCGACCCGCGTCACCAGGCCGGGCGCCAGCTGCTGTTCCTCGCCGGTGACGACGCCGACGCCAAGACGACCGTGAAGGACCTCACCGCCGCCTTCGGCTTCGCCCCCGTCGACCTCGGCTCCTTGCGCGAGGGCGGACGCCTCATGCAGCTCGGCGGCCCGCTCTCCGCCCTCCACGCCCTCAAACAGGACTGAGCCGGGGCCCCCGCCCATTCCTCGCTCCCCTCCTCATCCTCATCCACCCCTCGAAACAAGGAAATTGCTGATGCTTACCCAGCCCCTGCTGCAGCCCGTCCGCCTCGGCGCACTGGACCTCCCCAACAGCGTCGTCATGGCACCCATGACCCGCGCCCGCGCTCAGAACACCGAACTGGCCCCCACCGACCTGCACGCTACCTACTACGCGCAGCGCGCCGGCGCCGGCCTGATCGTCACCGAGGGAACCTGGGTCAGCCCCGACGCGATCGGCTTCATCAACGTCCCCGGCATCTACACCGACACACAGACCGCCGGCTGGGCGAAGGTCACCGAAGCCGTCCACGAGGCGGGCGGGCGGATCATCTCCCAGTTCGGCCACGTCGGCGCCGCCTCCCACCCCGACCACCTCGGCGGCCGCCTGCCCGTCGGCCCCTCGGCCATCAACCCCGGCGAGAAGTCCTTCACCCCCTCCGGCCCGCAGGACACCCTCACCCCGCGCGCCTACACCGCCGCCGAGATCGCC
It encodes the following:
- a CDS encoding TetR family transcriptional regulator, encoding MPRITKEDKARNRQNILEAAGRMFRSQGIDAVGIAELMNEAGLTHGGFYNHFASKNDLAVEVCGASFAASLGSLARTIEDGPDQGGSPLERVTAGYLSTAHRDDPDGGCPSASLVTDAGRHSEDVQSVYAEGVEGYLTGFAAEFLREAEEKGHELDSGEARRRAIRLLSEMVGALMLARAVRHVEPELSDEILRAGRGPARD
- a CDS encoding integrase core domain-containing protein, with protein sequence MQGPWRDVGQVERAIFQWVTWYNEERLHSALDYVPPAEYERDFWQSLGQAPQSA
- a CDS encoding transposase, encoding MPAPRKYPDELRVRAVREVRATGRPVAHVAKGLGIREEALRGWVRQAEADAGERDGRLSTAGLDELKQLREENAALRWANGILKAASVFCAQGIDRSRTRPCR
- a CDS encoding IS3 family transposase, translated to MGQWDPEGRFGVLCPGDRPFPDEAVQVMDHLREKGFGGDAVCRELDLSPSTYFAREKRPKSARRPREEQLMPMIEQTHAESGGSYGARRITRALRRGGIEVARCTIERLMAELGIEGVVRGRRRRTTVSEPSAPRPPDLVDRDFTADGPDRLWVADMTYVRTWSGWAYVVFVLDVFSRMIVGWRIASHMRTELPLEALEMALRRRRIKKDSGLVHHSDRGS
- a CDS encoding IS3 family transposase; its protein translation is MYRTTEPKPRTKKLAVDLGVHPEALRGWIRRAEADAGERDDCLSTGERAGLTALRKENSQLKRANDVLRTASAFFAAQLAPTRPRLTALVDEHPRLGAECVLWELRIPSSTCYRWRRAEKEPCERRRRDVELAERIKEIHAESGGNYGSPRVHAVLRREGTHVGRKRVERLMREAGIAGTSPRRKGFTRRDPKTGLAPDLVNRDFTAPAPNRLWVTGLTMVSTGEGPLWLSAIRDAFSRRVVAWETSARADADLVLATLEYALASREVEPGKLIHHTDHGCQYTSTKLTTRLMQAGVEASMGSVGDSCDNALAENLSMLIQTECIRGRTYTTRAETNLALFEYIDGFYNSRRTQERLGFLSPIEFEEKYYAKQATAEPTNLNTRQPLLTS
- a CDS encoding NADPH-dependent F420 reductase, with the translated sequence MKIGTLGAGTVARAIARHAVAHGCQVVLSNSRGPASLAGIADELGPLAKAGTPEEAAAAELVVLAVGWPQIPDAVAGLPPFDGRIVIDATNQFLSPSPHAKIADLGELTGSEHVASLLPGARVVKAFNTLHGQYIAADPRHQAGRQLLFLAGDDADAKTTVKDLTAAFGFAPVDLGSLREGGRLMQLGGPLSALHALKQD
- a CDS encoding zinc-binding dehydrogenase, which translates into the protein MRAITYDQHGEAGQVLRLSEQPVPAAPSAGQVRVRVLSRPIHPGDLAGVEGLLGGPRQRFATPRIPGVEGMGVIETVGEAVRDLRPGQRVAFFPAPAAWSELVTAPTDLVVPVPEGLSDETAALMLVNPLTLLTLLRAVEDAQHGQAGPVVQTAAGSSVGKLVSAAALKHGIPLVNLVRNTPGAQTLRQRFPALPAISTADADWRTQVQDATGGRGAQVVLDAVGGSLTGELAGLLADGGTLITYGQLGSGSTPLESLALTPRALTVRGVSIGQWMTRTPEERAEDVAFAARLAATSPELLEVAASYDLADFAKAIDHGRRPGKSGTVLLTSPAS